The sequence GAGCTGCGGGACGGGGCGGGGAGGAGGCCCGAGGTCTGAGCCACCCGTGAGGTCTCGGCGCGGAGGCCTGGACAGCTGGGGGTGGCGGCGTTGGTCTCCCGAACTGGAGACAGGCCGGGCCGTCCCGGGCTGTGGTGGGCGCCCGCGCCCCGTGGAAGGCGGAGGCGTGGGTCGGGGCGTCAGAGACGTTGCCATTCTTTGTCAGTGGAAAAGATAGTCGTGTGCGCACAGTCACCTGAGGTTTCGGAACTCGTGGAATTGGAAACCGAGTCGCAGGAGACTAAGAGTTGCGAGTCTCCCCTTAGAGAATTCAGAAACAAGCGTAGCCAGCATCGTCAGAAACACGAGCGTGACGACACCGGCCTCCCCGTGCCGAGTCCACGCGTGTGACGCGGGTGCATACACCTGCGTCCGTGCAAGGGGGTGACAGCAACACATTCAAAGGGCTTCTCCTGGGAATGGAGCAGGAGAAGAGATGGGGAGCATCGCATAGATGGAACTAGACCTTTTTCTTGGGTTGGGTGATGTGTTCCCGAGTCTGCTACATGGTATTATGTTTAAACGCATAAGTAGACTTATTCATTTTATCTTGGgattatgaagcttagttttaaAGTCTGAATTCTGAAAATCCTGACAGAGCAATTGTCATTACAGCTGggcggtggtgcacgcctctaatcccagcactttgggaggcggaggcgaaggctgcagtgagccgagatcgcgccactgcactccagcctgggcgacagacacagcaagacccagccCCATCCCCCTGGAAAAAAATGTCACGTCAAAAAGTCTAGTAATTATGTAGTAACAAAACCTATCTTAGTGATCACCTAATATACAGTTGGCCTACTGTATCCTTGGGGTCCATATCCATGGATTTAACCAACtgcacattataaaatatttggaaaaaaatttcatctgtactgaacatataCAGACTTATTCTGTAAACAATACAGCACAACTATTTATGTAGGATTTACATGTTTTAGATACTATAAGAGATCATCCGCAGATGATAATTTAACGTTCGGCCCGCATCACTTAACAGGGATACTTTGGAGAAGTTCATTGTTAGGTAGTTTCATCATTGTGGAAGCAGAGTGTGCTGACGCAGACCTAGACAGTGGAGCAGCTGGGCTGTGTGGTGTAGACAGTGGAGcagctgggggggggggggggggggggggggggggggggggggggggggggggggggggggggggggggggggggggggggggggggggggggggggggggggggggggggggggggggggggggggggggggggggggggggggggggggggggggggggggggggggggggggggggggggggggggggggggggggggggggggggggggggggggggtagaCAGTGGGAGCAGCTGGGCTGTGTGGTGTAGACAGTGGAGCAGCTGGGCTGTGTGGTTAGACAGACAGTGGAGCAGCTGGGCTGTGTGGTGTAGACAGTGGAGCAGCTGGGCTGTGTGGTGTAGACAGTTGCTCCTAGGCTATTTTTCCTGTTGCTTCAGGCCTAGATTTGGACAGtgtgttactgtgctgaataatTGGGCAGTTGTAACACAACAGCAAGgatctgtgtatctaaacatagaaaaggatgTGTTGTGCTCCGATGTTTCAACGGCTATAACATCATTTGCAATAGGAATATGTCAGTTCTGTTATAATTTTATGGAACCACTGTAGTGTATGCAGTCTGTAGTGTACGGAAACACCATCATGtgacacatgtatgtatacagtAGGATATACACAGGTGATCtgcaaatattatgccattttatatctgAAGCTTCAGCATCCTCAAATTTTGGTAGCtgtgggaggtcctggaaccaactcCCATATATACCAAAGGATGACTGTAGATAAAACTAGCCTATAGAAGTtggaaatctttctaaaattgAGGCTAACTCTGAAGTTGACTTCCGTTTCACATTATTTTCCCTCTTGTTTTAATCATTAAccttatttcagattttttgtaTTAGATATCAATATCTCCATCATCACTGACTCCTGACACacgcattcacacacacacacacacacatacccagaCCCTATGTGGGTCTAGAACTTGTATTAAGTAGCTGTTTAAACACTTTGTGTACATTCTgcagtatgcttgaactctgttgaAAGTATTTCAgtggtccaggtgtggtggctcactcctgtaatcccaacactttgggaggccaaagcaggcagatctcctgaggttaggagttcgagatcagcatggccagcatggcaaaacctcgtctctactaaaaatacaaaaattagcctggcgtggtggtgcacacctgtagtcccagctacttgggaggtcaaggcaggagaatcacttgaacccaggaggtgggggttgtagtgagctgagattgcatcattgcactccagcctgggcaacaaaatgagactccctctcagaaacaaaaaagtatttcagTAAAATCTATGTATTTGAAATAGAGTCACATAGAAAGTAGAGCACATGGgatcttcaaaatatattgtgtagaaaaatcaaaaaacaaaaattataattcattcagaaataaaggagaagaaaaaagggaataaaaaactTCAAAGTCAGGCTATGTAAAGATGCCCTGAAGGATACAAAGGTTAGAAAGCTTAGACGCTGCTGGATATAGATGTGTAAAAGTGTGAGTCAGAATACTGAAAGTACCCTAATAAGTGCTTTACATTTTAATCACATGGGAGGGATGAATGGGGGTTCAGAAAATTAATGCTTGATGCACTAAGGTAGGGATGGGCCAACTGTGGCctacaggccaaatctggcctgctgccTGTTGTTACGTCCTGTGAGCTGAgtgtttttctcatatttaaacGGATGGAGAAGAatcaaaatattttgtgacacatgaaaattaaatgtaattcagtgtccataaatagtTGTGTCCATAAATATTGGCATGCACCCACACTCAGTTTACATATTGCCCAGTTCACTTATTGCTTGTGACTATTTTACTGTTACAGAGGCAGAGTTCATACTCTCTGGCCCTTCACCGAAAAAACTTGCCAAGCACTGCCTTAAAGCATCTATTGAATGTAACGAATTAAGTCTTCTCCTTTTTATCTGGAATGATATCAGCTAAGTACTGTCCTGGGGGAAACTGACAAAAGTTACACAAATCATTTTTCTGATCAGGAGCTTGGGTTGAGAAAAACTGGATTAAGTCTTACTGTGACATTGGTAGAAAGGTTATTGAATGTCTGGCACATGAGTTGTgcctttaaaaaatggatttcCACCAAGATTGGCCTGTGGCATTCTTGAGCAACTATGCAGAGACAGGCAGTGGGAAAAACAATTCAGGACGGCAATGGGAGCACATTCTAGAGATTACAGAAGCTGGTGTAGAAAAGCAGGATGAAAAGTTAGGTTGGGGCCAAAAACCAGAGAAGAAAAGTACACTGGAAAAAGGATTGAGTATCAAGTGCTGCAGAGGATCTCAGAGGTCAAGAATTGAGAGTGGAACACTGAGCTTGGCGTTTAGGAGCATGACTGTGATAAAAGGCCAGCTGTGGAACCTGGAGGAGAAATGATGACCGAGATAGCGCTGAGCAGCCAGCTGGCAGCGTTCTTGGGGTCCCTGTGGGGATGCAGAGTGGTACAACTGCAGATGGGGAAGCAGCATCATTATTAACCTGTGTTTATATGACATTCGGAAAAATATATGAtggcctttctttctcttttcctttaatattAGTGTTCTAGGACAGAtcagacattttataatgatgCCTGAAATAAACACTGACCACCTCGACAAGCAACAGTTGCAACTCCTGGCAGAGATGTGTATCCTTATTgatgaaaatgacaataaaattggGGCTGAGACCAAGAAGAATTGTCACCTGAATGAGAACATTGAGAAAGGTGCTGCTTTGAAATAGTCTTCCTTGTAAAGCGATTTATGTAGGCATTTCCGATTTGCCGAGAAGAGCACTCTGTTCAAGGAAGTGCAGTCTTCAATAGTACCGTATTTTCTCTTTGGTTCCAGTTCGTTAAATAGCGTAGTCACTAGCATCTGCTTTGCTGTCTTCCTGTTACAGCGATTTCTCTTCACTTCATGCCTTTTTCTCGGCTTCTTCAGAGTTATTCTGGATTCATAAAAGAGGGACTAACCCTGACATACAGCAGCAGCCTAGCCTCTAATATTTCTAGAGAATGGAGAGAGGCGGGCACCATGCAGGGAAGCGTGTGCCTTCACCACTTTCCGAGAACTGAATGTCCTTGATAGGGAACTTGACTGCAGGAAAGGGGCCACCAGCATCACCATTTCCTTCACTCGACGGCCAACTTCCTTGCCCAGTGCAGAGCTCTTCGTCACCATAGCCATGCAGAGACTATGCATGTGGACAAACCATGGGAAAAAGCAAAGGCAGCAGCAAGTTACTAATGTTATTCTGAACTGCAGGGAGAGAATTTGGCAAATAACTGGTACTTAAGGCTAAAttaattgttatttcttttgctttcaggATTATTGCATCGAGCTTTTAGTGTCTTCTTATTCAACACCGAAAATAAGCTTCTGCTACAGCAAAGATCAGATGCTAAGATTACCTTTCCAGGTTAGTACACTTTTAATGTACAATATTTTGTTTGTACATTAATTTGACTTTTTATCATTCTGAATTCTTGGAGCCAAGGTCACAAAGGGAAATCCTGTGAGTGgcataattttatattctgcatAAAGTGAGTTTACACAATGAGTGCAACCTAAtacaacagcaagaaaaaaataagaactagTAAGCAATTGGGCAAtgtgtataatttacatatttatctttCATCTGTATTATCTACgctttgctcttttttggttgaaGAAGCATTAATAAGGAACTTACCTACAAATGTAGTCTGTTTCACAACATAATTACTGATAGCCCATCATATCCCGTTTCaaaatccttaaaataattactgataGCCCATTATAACCaattttaaaatccttaaaataattactgataGCCCAttataactgattttaaaatccttaaaaatcatttcatttttcagttaCTTGTAAAACTTTTTCTTGATCTTTCAGACCTACTTTGAAGAAAAGTTGATCTGTCTGTATATTAACATTTTCCAGGTTGTTTTACTAATACTTGTTGTAGTCATCCATTAAGTAATCCAGGCGAGCTTGAGGAAAATGACGCCCTTGGAGTGAGGCGAGCGGCACAAAGGCGGCTGAAAGCTGAGCTAGGAATTCCCTTGGAAGAGGTAACCGGCTCTACTACACAACCATACAAGCCGAAACctaaacatactttaaaaaggtttttaataaaatttttaaattcaaatgtaGTTCTCTGCTTGGTAACCTCCTGAGTTATGAGTTAGCCCCACAAACCATCTtgaataaacattatttaaattttgatcTCTTAATATCACTCGTCAAAACTTAGCTCAATACCGGGATGGATTGATCTGTTAAGCACTATATAAGTTTGAATATTTCTATAATTGATCAAATCTAAGATGAATATTTCTAAGTGTTACAACTCTTGTAGAATTTGACTAGCAGGTTTTCCAGTTTTCACCTGAAActcccccccacaaaaaaaggtGAAGATTTTCTTACAGAAATTCTTAGGAATATGAACCATAAATCTAATTGgtttaattgaaataattttttttcttggaattgtCCCCCTTAAATAAGACCTGGataaataaagtatttcttatctatattttccaaaaaacaattttaaaatatgaaaaagaaaaatgtcaggcccggcgtggtggctcacgcctgtaatcccagcaccttgggaggccgaggtgggtggatcacgaggtcaggagttcgagaccagcctgaccaacatggtgaaaccccgtctctactaaaaatataaaaattagctgggcatggtggggcggcacgcctgtaatcccagctactcaggaggctgaggcaggagaatcgcttgaacccgggaggcagaggttgcagtgagctgagatcacaccactgcactccagctcgggtgacagcaagactctgtctcaaaaaaaaaaaaaaaaaagaaaaagaagaatgtcaCATTTCTAGTTTGAGTGACTGCCCTTGCCcctttttttaacattaaaaaaaataaataaaaacttacctGTTTGGTCCTATGGGAAAAAATGCAAACACTTGAAACTAATAATATAATCATTTTTCCATATATAATATTAAGATTTCCATATACCATTGATAGGAGATTAATGCTTTAAAACTTCTAATCCTAAAACTATACTGCTGTTCAAGATACCGCTGTAATACAGTGagctaattttagattttttttgttattgtggccaatgttttaattacttttttttttaatgtcttaggTTCCTCCAGAAGAAATTAATTATTTAACACGAATTCACTACAAAGCTCAGTCTGATGGTATCTGGGGTGAACATGAAATTGATTACATTTTGTTGGTGAGGAAGAATGTAACTTTGAATCCAGATCCCAATGAGATTAAAAGCTATTGTTATGTGTCAAAGGAAGAACTAAAAGAATTTCTGAAAAAAGCAGCTAGTGGTGAAATTAAGATAACGCCATGGTTTAAAATTATTGCAGAGACTTTTCTCTTTAAATGGTGGGATAACTTAAATCATTTGAATCAGTTTGTTGACCATGAGAAAATACACAGAATGTGAATATGTAGGTAAAATGATTACTGAAAAATTTCTCTACTTAACAAACTTAGAatgactttttccttttaaatttagttCTATACACTGATACTTTAAAACTTGTGTGGAAAAAACTAACTTATAATTTTGTATCACACACCCTGGATATGTGTTCTGTTTCTAAGCAACATTTGTGACAGATTATTGTAAAATGAGAGAGAGcaaataaaacttaatttaacCTTTGCAGATACATGCTTATGGGAAATTTGAGCAAATGAGTGAAGCCCTGTGTTTTTAGTAAGCTgtgaaataaaacttaatttaacCTTTGCAGATACATGCTTATGGGAAATTTGAGCAAGTGAGTGAAGCCCTGTGTTTTTAGTAAGCTGTGAGAAACATTTCtggagcacttgctgtgtgccaggtgctttatGTATCATTAAATTTGTATCATAGTTcagaaaaatgtgcaaaggaaACCATTGCCTCGCTCCTTCAAAACAGTCCTAATTAACTTTCATATTAGCAGAGTAAACTAGCAGAGCAGGTTTAAGGGAAATTAAATGATATGGACCCTAATTTGTATCATTCTGAGTTGATTGTTTGGTTTATTCATTCTGGAAACATGTTGATACTTACAGTCAGCCACTGCTTTTGATAAGTGATATTGATTAGGTTAAATCTTTTAAATAGTATTTACCAGTTAGCAAAGTCTGTCTTTTCAGAATTACAGTGGGCACAGAGGTGTTCATAAAATGGGAATTGAGTCTCACTCGATAAGAGTTGCTTAACCTTGACACTGTTAACATTTGGGCTGGATAAAATCCTTGTGGTGGGGGTCCGTGCTGTGCATTATAGGATGCTGTTTGCATCCCTCTCCTGTGACACCCACAATTATACCAGATGTTGCCAGATGCCCCTAGGGGACAGAGTCAACCCCCAactgagaaccactgtcctaCAGAGTCAGGAAATattgtaggaagaaaaaaataacaacgaCAAAGGTGAGTGTTAATGTTAAATAGATGAGATTATGAAATGTGtatattaatgttaaaaattGTACCTTGATCAATGTACTTTTTATAAACTTGCCATAGGTATCTCAGATTTGAGATCTCAAGACAGCTTTATTATTCTTAAATGCTGTatgataatgaagaaaaataaaaatttatttcttgcaaagttaaatgtttgttaaattcaATAGAATGACTCATTTATGTTTAACTTTGGGCAATTTATAATTTCAGACAAGACTGT comes from Nomascus leucogenys isolate Asia chromosome 9, Asia_NLE_v1, whole genome shotgun sequence and encodes:
- the IDI1 gene encoding isopentenyl-diphosphate Delta-isomerase 1 isoform X1; amino-acid sequence: MWRGLALARAIGCAAGGRGRWAVRAADRAQSGGAPGPAGVRGRRLISVLGQIRHFIMMPEINTDHLDKQQLQLLAEMCILIDENDNKIGAETKKNCHLNENIEKGLLHRAFSVFLFNTENKLLLQQRSDAKITFPGCFTNTCCSHPLSNPGELEENDALGVRRAAQRRLKAELGIPLEEVPPEEINYLTRIHYKAQSDGIWGEHEIDYILLVRKNVTLNPDPNEIKSYCYVSKEELKEFLKKAASGEIKITPWFKIIAETFLFKWWDNLNHLNQFVDHEKIHRM
- the IDI1 gene encoding isopentenyl-diphosphate Delta-isomerase 1 isoform X2, which produces MELDLFLGLGDVFPSLLHGLLHRAFSVFLFNTENKLLLQQRSDAKITFPGCFTNTCCSHPLSNPGELEENDALGVRRAAQRRLKAELGIPLEEVPPEEINYLTRIHYKAQSDGIWGEHEIDYILLVRKNVTLNPDPNEIKSYCYVSKEELKEFLKKAASGEIKITPWFKIIAETFLFKWWDNLNHLNQFVDHEKIHRM